A genome region from Trichoderma asperellum chromosome 7, complete sequence includes the following:
- a CDS encoding uncharacterized protein (antiSMASH:Cluster_7.4~EggNog:ENOG41), with product MPARPLISRSLYYVQRIEDYSPRPFPVVFNLGFPGTSLLPTRMQTGPRSNSDLQDLLAQLGRFLSANENRISAAQVLSCFQHLSANEISALHRLFFWLYQNKRTGIHRLPGAKGQQRSTKTPSTGRKHRQWPEREGGSDSVGHQLSKTHWPSSPHSVSADGGACSGDGLVTSISQGNSHNYQSTTSMCYSEQAAPCQQPSCTPNAIAGLPVLSTVPLYQHDTNVFQDWVDHDSCGSSRLSACAEIKLTPSTQRLLENCKTNPARFLGAIKEAKVVFPNGQGWEAALATKKENTDIRDLMRIYHRFECYNIYSHVVEAGFHTGTHWVRERRSDLIKKLCQEFPNRFQNQKAANKCLNWVDQGCKYHEWSKTFGETEDLGYLIALPSDLPHSAYTSRCTREQMNAAAIKFKELGISKLVVDLELTRLGNHIASALRDMTAKKRRHISETFQGSRETMRLNSFPGTCTVRTGQNMTPPESTVPSADEDAMFFDSNATGCPVEYEFGCQSTERPMSQLLESLSPIDDWYQYLHATESHAMRI from the exons ATGCCAGCTCGTCCACTTA TCAGCCGATCGCTGTATTATGTGCAGCGGATCGAGGACTACTCC CCCCGTCCCTTCCCGGTCGTGTTTAATCTGGGCTTCCCTGGTACGAGTTTGTTGCCTACGAGGATGCAGACCGGGCCGCGTTCAAACTCTGATCTGCAAGACCTGCTCGCCCAACTCGGTCGTTTTCTCAGTGCCAATGAGAACCGAATCTCGGCAGCGCAAGTGTTAAGTTGCTTCCAGCACCTCTCAGCAAACGAAATCTCAGCCTTACATCGTCTATTCTTCTGGCTGTATCAGAACAAG AGAACCGGCATCCATCGGCTACCAGGCGCCAAGGGGCAGCAGAGATCCACCAAAACGCCTTCTACTGGACGCAAGCACCGCCAATggccagagagagagggtGGCTCAGACTCAGTCGGCCATCAGCTCTCGAAAACCCATTGGCCCTCCTCTCCTCATTCGGTTTCGGCGGATGGAGGCGCCTGCTCTGGTGATGGATTAGTAACCTCGATATCACAGGGGAACAGTCATAACTACCAGAGTACAACCAGTATGTGTTATTCAGAACAAGCTGCTCCATGTCAGCAGCCTTCATGTACCCCAAATGCCATTGCCGGGTTGCCTGTTCTCTCAACCGTCCCCTTGTACCAACATGACACGAACGTGTTCCAAGACTGGGTGGATCATGACAGCTGTGGCAGCAGCCGTTTGTCCGCATGTGCTGAAATTAAACTTACTCCGAGTACTCAACGACTCTTGGAGAATTGCAAAACAAATCCTGCACGTTTCCTTGGCGCAATCAAGGAAGCTAAAGTAGTTTTTCCAAATGGACAGGGATGGGAAGCTGCCCTTGccacaaagaaagaaaacactGACATTCGGGATCTGATGAGGATCTACCACAGATTTGAGTGTTATAACATTTACAGCCATGTTGTGGAGGCTGGTTTTCACACCGGCACGCACTGGGTCCGAGAAAGGCGCTCTGACCTGATCAAAAAGCTTTGCCAAGAGTTTCCAAATCGTTTCCAGAATCAAAAAGCCGCAAACAAGTGTCTCAACTGGGTAGACCAAGGTTGTAAGTATCATGAGTGGAGCAAAACATTTGGTGAAACAGAAGATCTCGGATATCTTATCGCACTGCCCTCGGACTTGCCTCACTCAGC ATACACATCCAGATGCACCAGAGAGCAAATGAACGCAGCTGCGATTAAATTCAAGGAGTTGGGTATAAGTAAGCTTGTGGTGGATTTAGAACTTACAAGGCTGGGAAATCACATCGCATCGGCGCTGAGAGATATGACAGCCAAGAAGCGGAGACACATCAGTG AAACGTTCCAAGGCTCTCGTGAAACAATGCGGTTGAACTCATTCCCAGGCACTTGCACTGTTCGGACGGGGCAAAACATGACGCCGCCCGAATCAACAGTACCAAgcgcagatgaagatgctatGTTCTTTG ATTCGAATGCAACAGGCTGTCCCGTGGAATATGAGTTTGGTTGCCAAAGTACTGAGCGTCCCATGAGTCAACTCTTGGAATCTTTGTCGCCTATCGACGACTGGTATCAGTATCTACATGCCACAGAAAGCCACGCAATGAGGATTTGA
- a CDS encoding uncharacterized protein (antiSMASH:Cluster_7.4~EggNog:ENOG41) has protein sequence MGGSVQAEPVNRRSRFKAYLKRKLKENDITQDSPGSLPKAEGSPARSAVSSNPPATSEETDAAINAVDATTSTTSTGVTGANASIDKPVKSRTDVIEECAESDLWSRAYRKLDEKTKTWIGDAPKNGNGEERTHDLIKIVRKREEEYKDRTPKLRVGDQEIMWRDYANRVVAWVTAIGDISISFAPAPSSVVWSALKVLLNANVSQCEDLVAIFGCAEKVLRLIRHGKVYEEVYLSGDSCNAATQNLQDALVDLYKSLMELLAHAFTRLNEGQGKQFLHALISGGEGAKLVSALAEQERNVPMAAQACGAGASQEHQNLLQNLDEPLRSVEVTVKKLLEKIEDGTLEQVLDYISTIPIGEHQQEKCEARTPATCEWLLNHSKFLEWEGSSSSILWLQGNVGAGKSFLSSKVIDHHLVTRQQKAEHDEGFAYFYCSRSDPVRRETKHILRSYISQLARVPKYPTMMEKNIYTLYLKAKKEKRGFSIDECETALIELVNFYPRTTLILDALDECEMDTRETIARILGNLVDKGEGTVKVFIASRKEADIEEYLESQKLVEISAADNKDDIEKYVEQEVAKVGSVWSSVSAEVKEQVKKTIAEKSDGMFRWAYLQWEQLKKLRTNKSIRERLGRLPESLTQAYDEIYSKNEEKDVLQRAVKWVLCAREPLTSKVLLMAIRLESNLQSLTLSDPIGESTLESICSHLIVLDSQLRVWKFPHASVAEYFENQHKSWIDQASEEVAILLVSCLIDCYSEWTLPEYYTEIEEFFQMTPDLDNHSDPRHPLQEYARKYWVQHVQNIQNQCQEAAGLSEVLKCFLGPPGFQKSSSQQYQAWCRHMSSRDDLVYSHGYYWDVQPSKSSIFGICVFGLHKLLKGWWDEDIDVSQVNNTKLDLLAIAVKYGHDDLCSELIDRGSDINKRLDSVWESAFMEAIDMKHTETARLLLNRGVDPNILGNGQSPLCLAVDFAEDLVEPLLEAGADPNMTCSDCMFRCALEAAASRDKLNLAKLLIKYGADVNLTAGTSFYCSLLASAALHGSLKCARLFVENGADVNAHRGGNYDSVLAAAIFGRGGVEMVKYLIEEAGADPTILSSNTPRLTRNYARGRTERRKAVEYLIKRGHVEESVLLDIGFPSSDLPVAER, from the exons ATGGGTGGCTCCGTGCAGGCCGAGCCAGTCAATAGAAGAAGCCGCTTCAAAGCCTACCTCAAACGAAAGCTCAAGGAAAATGATATAACGCAGGACTCCCCAGGCTCGTTGCCCAAGGCAGAGGGATCACCAGCCAGAAGTGCAGTCTCATCGAACCCACCTGCTACATCCGAGGAAACGGATGCTGCTATAAACGCTGTTGAtgctactacctctactacctctactggTGTTACTGGTGCTAATGCTTCTATTGACAAGCCTGTCAAATCTCGGACCGACGTAATAGAAGAGTGTGCCGAATCTGACTTGTGGTCTCGGGCCTACCGAAAATTAGACGAGAAGACTAAAACGTGGATCGGCGATGCCCCCAAGAACGGTAATGGGGAGGAGAGGACTCACGACCTCATCAAAATCGTtcgaaaaagagaagaagaatacaaGGATAGAACTCCGAAGCTCAGAGTTGGTGATCAAGAGATCATGTGGAGAGATTACGCCAACAGGGTGGTGGCGTGGGTGACGGCAATTGGAGACATATCCATCAGCTTTGCCCCAGCACCATCCTCGGTCGTTTGGTCAGCTCTCAAAGTACTTTTAAAT GCAAATGTGTCCCAATGCGAGGACCTTGTAGCCATCTTTGGATGTGCCGAAAAAGTCCTACGGCTTATTAGGCATGGCAAGGTGTACGAGGAGGTATATCTTAGTGGTGACTCTTGCAATGCAGCAACACAGAATCTACAGGATGCACTTGTTGACCTGTACAAATCATTGATGGAGCTCCTAGCCCACGCCTTTACGCGATTGAATGAAGGGCAAGGGAAGCAGTTTCTGCATGCCCTCATCTCTGGTGGAGAAGGTGCAAAATTAGTATCAGCGCTGGCAGAGCAAGAACGCAATGTGCCAATGGCAGCTCAAGCCTGTGGTGCGGGTGCGTCTCAAGAACATCAAAATCTTCTACAGAATCTCGATGAACCACTAAGGAGCGTTGAAGTCACCGTAAAGAAGCTGCTTGAGAAGATTGAGGATGGTACACTGGAACAAGTGCTAGACTATATTAGCACCATACCAATCGGCGAGCACCAGCAAGAAAAATGTGAAGCAAGAACCCCTGCGACATGCGAATGGCTATTAAATCATTCTAAATTTCTCGAATGGGAAGGATCAAGTTCTTCAATTCTATGGCTTCAAGGCAACG tTGGCGCAGGgaagtcttttctttcctctaaGGTAATTGACCACCATCTTGTCACTCGTCAGCAGAAAGCCGAGCACGATGAAGGCTTTGCCTACTTCTACTGCAGTCGCTCAGATCCAGTGCGTCGAGAGACAAAGCACATCCTTAGGAGCTATATTTCTCAGCTTGCTAGGGTGCCAAAGTATCCAACTATGATGgaaaaaaatatctataCCTTGTACctcaaggcgaagaaggagaaaagaggcttTAGCATCGATGAATGCGAGACGGCCCTGATTGAACTAGTAAACTTCTACCCCCGGACCACCTTGATCTTGGATGCCCTAGATGAATGCGAGATGGACACTAGAGAGACTATTGCTCGTATTTTAGGTAATCTTGTCGACAAGGGTGAAGGCACTGTCAAAGTTTTCATTGCCAGTCGTAAGGAGGCTGATATCGAAGAATATCTTGAGTCACAGAAGCTGGTTGAGATTAGTGCCGCCGATAACAAGGATGATATCGAGAAGTACGTTGAACAGGAGGTAGCAAAAGTTGGTAGCGTATGGAGCTCAGTTTCGGCAGAAGTCAAGGAGCAGGTCAAGAAAACGATTGCAGAAAAAAGTGATGGAAT GTTCCGATGGGCATACCTGCAATGGGAACAGCTCAAAAAGTTGAGAACTAACAAAAGCATTCGTGAGCGGCTTGGGAGGCTGCCTGAAAGTCTCACACAAGCGTACGATGAAATCTATtcaaaaaatgaagaaaaagatgtcTTACAACGGGCAGTCAAATGGGTTTTATGCGCCAGAGAGCCATTGACAAGCAAAGTTCTTCTAATGGCCATTCGATTGGAGAGCAACCTTCAATCCCTTACTCTATCAGACCCTATCGGCGAATCAACCTTGGAGAGTATCTGCTCACATTTAATTGTCCTAGACTCTCAACTGAGGGTGTGGAAATTCCCGCATGCATCAGTTGCAGAGTATTTTGAGAACCAACATAAGAGCTGGATAGATCAAGCTTCTGAAGAAGTGGCGATTCTTCTGGTTTCGTGCTTGATAGATTGCTACTCGGAATGGACACTACCTGAATATTATACCGAGATCGAAGAGTTCTTCCAGATGACACCAGACCTTGATAATCACTCAGATCCGCGACATCCCCTTCAAGAATATGCAAGAAAATATTGGGTGCAACACGTGCAAAACATTCAAAACCAGTGCCAGGAGGCGGCCGGTCTATCAGAGGTTCTTAAATGCTTTTTGGGGCCACCAGGTTTTCAGAAATCCTCTAGTCAACAGTACCAAGCCTGGTGCAGACACATGAGCAGCAGAGATGATCTTGTTTACAGCCACGGTTATTATTGGGATGTACAGCCATCAAAAAGTTCCATTTTTGGAATTTGTGTTTTTGGTCTTCACAAGTTGCTCAAGGGCTGGTGGGATGAAGACATTGATGTCTCGCAAGTCAATAACACGAAATTGGATTTGCTCGCAATTGCTGTAAAGTACGGCCATGATGACCTTTGTTCTGAGCTCATTGACCGGGGAAGCGATATAAACAAAAGACTGGATAGTGTTTGGGAAAGCGCCTTCATGGAAGCTATTGACATGAAACACACTGAAACGGCAAGGCTGCTCCTAAACAGGGGTGTCGATCCAAATATTCTCGGTAACGGTCAAAGTCCGCTCTGTCTGGCTGTTGATTTTGCAGAGGATTTGGTTGAACCTCTTCTTGAGGCAGGAGCGGATCCCAACATGACATGTTCAGACTGTATGTTTCGTTGCGCCTTGGAAGCGGCTGCCTCGCGagataaacttaatttagcAAAGCTCCTGATAAAATATGGAGCAGATGTGAATTTGACGGCTGGAACTAGCTTTTACTGCAGTCTTCTAGCATCAGCCGCACTACATGGTTCGCTAAAGTGTGCAAGGCTTTTCGTGGAGAATGGAGCCGATGTGAATGCGCACCGTGGCGGAAATTATGACAGTGTTTTGGCTGCTGCGATATTCGGCCGGGGGGGAGTTGAGATGGTCAAGTACTTGATTGAGGAGGCAGGAGCGGACCCAACCATCTTATCTTCAAATACTCCACGTTTAACTAGAAATTATGCCCGTGGGCGCACTGAGAGGCGGAAAGCAGTAGAATATCTCATAAAGCGGGGGCATGTTGAAGAG